The genomic segment TGCCCAGAGACTCACTCAGCTCCCGTGCCTGGAAGAAAGCAAGACAAATGCACGTGGATTAAGTTACCAGCACCAGCAAAAAGTTGGCTCTTAATTTAGTATTTGACTGTAAAAGTGTTACCTTCCTCTGGATGTAAACACTGCGATAAACATTCTTCAAGTCTTCTGCCACTAGCGGACATGCCTCGTCTACTTTGGTCATCAGAAGTATCTGAGGAATACCTGTAAGAAATCAGAAGAGGAAAGAAACCAGAACAGAAGAATAGATGAGGAGATGATAAGATGAAAACTTGAACGCAACAGCAAAGGAATTATACTTGTGCAGGGTGAAATCAAATAGAGACTACTGCTGTTGTattatgttaaaaatgtgtaatataaatctatatttgTAAAACAGACAATATTTAACATGAAATTATCAAGATGCACATCAATACAGTGGAAATACTCTGAAAATAACATCTGCTAACCCAGCTGGTTGGTCTTTTTACGGATGGCAGCAAACTTGTCGAGCATTTTCTGGGTAAGGAGAGAGACCTTGCAGGTGTCCATTACATAAACCACACAATGAATCCTGTCATTGAGGGTCACATGCTTCTTGTAGCCCGGAGCGCTCTccaggagaggagcagagggactaaactaaagagaaataaaacatctgttaTTAATCACTAAGTAGCCTACATTTCTAACATGAAATCAGTTACTTAAAGATGCAGGCAAGTAGGCCGGTAGTTATATGGGAGACCTGGTAGCGATCCTTGACGTGACCCTTGTAGATGTTGACTAAGTCCTCAATGTCCAAACCAGCATCAGCATTTTCCTCCAGCCCCATTGTATCGCACAGGATCAGAGGAACAGCTTCACCACCTTTCCCTGCCTTGATGGTGTAGGTGCGAAACTAAAGACatgaaatgtgatttaatgGGACATAATGTATAGTTCATACTACAAGCAGTTGAGGAACTGAAACCCCTTATATGACCAACACCATGCGACAGTTTTTCAGGTATTTTCTTACTTCTTGATTCATGAATTAATGGCCGATGATTAGGTTGCAGCAAACAAAAAGGGCAAATGTCCCCTTTAACATATCAGCAGAGTAGTACAACgaatcaaacttttttttttcccagtacCTGAGTGGTCACACTCTTCCCTGCAGTACCAGCGATGGCCTGGGACGTCATGTTGCCTCGAAACGCTGAGTTGATGGAGTTGAAGAAGCTGGACTTACCAGCCCCAACTGGACCCACCAACAACACCCGGGCTTGATGAACTGTTTTGATGCAAGACTGATAGCTCCGGATGGCCTTCATCGACTGCTGCCTTCTTCTAGAGGAAGCAGAAATGATACAGACCACATTTACACCCACATCACTGCAGCGAGGTGAGAAGTTAAACCTTTAAACCTGCTCAGAGGGTTGATTATAACCTATGGTCTTGTAAAAACGCAACGATGGGTGAagactggtaagtgaacagctgttaatgctaacaccggctatgtagcaatagcagaacctacaaatagctccaTTAAAGGTGTGATGTGGAGTTTTAGACTTATAGTGGTGATATAGAGCAATATTTTTACAAGACGGTTcccattttgtttgtatcatgCACGCGTGGGCACACAGTCGTTTTTTTAGGTTTCATGCCATTTCACTGATTGGTAGTTGCCTGTGGGGATGCAGCAGTGTGCcaacaaaggcagtgaagaagaagaatgtgagCGAGCATAGGTCTACATATAGCTTTAAGATTTAAGATGTAAAAATctgcttctcaaatgttttATGAGCAAGGAAATtaattcaacatgtttgtctAAGCTTGCAGATTAAGACAATGTAGTGTGTGCTTCTACATACTCTGCAGTCCACTGGATGTTCCTCCAGGGTTTAGCCAGGAGATCTCCCAAACCTGCAGGGAACACATTTATTGTTGGCTTATTTCATTCTAGTCATCAATATTCATTCACTTCACTTAGCTTAACTGAGACAATACCATTCTTAGTCTGTATTTACTTCCattgttttatcatatatttgcctaattcaatttaaaaacatcaatcacGTTTGTTAGACATGTGAAATAATGCAAAATTCATGCATGAATTGTGAAAAGATTGTCTGTTTCTGAAAGCATAACCCAGTGTATTAAAGGCACCTTCCATATTTGATAAGAGAAAGTGCTTACACACCTTCAACTCGATACACTTCAAACTCAGTCAGCGCTAAGTCTTCTCCATGCATCACTGCTGCCTGAAAGACGAAGCCCGTCCCTGGGTTGGACAGGAACTGAGGTTTGTCCTCATTCAGGAACACCAAAGCACCATAATTTGGACCAGTTGATACATCAGTGAAAGCACACTGTCCGCTGATACCCCCCACCCTCAGCGGCTTGTCTTCCCCTGCACCGATGCTGTAGAGGAAAGCCCGCTCATCACTGATGCCCTCTTGGCACTGGGTGTAGTCTTTAGAGGTGTAAGCTCCAAAAACAAACCCAGTGGCGTTGTAGGCGGTGATGACGGTGGGCCCCTGTCTGTCACAGTGGGCGTGGAAAGCAGCGGCAATGAAGCCGTGGACGCTGGCTTTGTAGAGCAGGTGGAGTTTGACATGACCGAGGAGAGAGTGCAGCTTCTTCTGCTGATCCTTAGACAGGCCGGACGTGACCACAGACATGGCGGAGGGTACAAACCTGAGGATGCAGCACAAGGATGAGATATTATGGTTGAGTCATTTAACTTGATCTCTTAAGTTTAGGCTTTGAGTTTATCCGACTTTAAATTTTTACTTCTGTTAACTCATTACAAGTTACAGTAACATGTTATTTAATATGAGTCAAAGTAACTATGCTGTTCCCACTTGTATTTTTGGTAATGTTCTAAATGAGCATGGGTTCCCTTTTTATAATGATTTATTGTGTCAAGCCTCATCTTTATGAAAGCTCAGCTCAGGGGCATTGTGCTGCCAAGTGCCAATTCCAATTTGTACCATAAATGCTgatattttaagtttttctaAGACCTAACAACCTCGAATTTTTATTTATGCCAAATAATATAGGTTGCAGTTTTTACAGTGTGCAGACTTCATGGCTGTAGTAGAAAGTCTGTTAAAGGGTTTGTATTGTATCATATGACACAGGTAAAATGGTAGATAAGGGTGTATAGGCTCAGTTTTACCTCGGTGAATAGATGTTTCCAACTTTTTCTTCCTTCACACCCTAAACACTGAAGCAAAGATCGTtcaaactcataaaaacgttcGGCTGCTAAAAAGATATCAAGATAAAATGGATGGCGTCGCCTTAAGCGGGTAATAATAGCCTCACACTGAAAGCGAAAGTAACGTCATCGAAGTCcccaacaaattaaaatgaagtgattaaACAAAAATCTGACCTACGACAAACATCTGTTTTATCTGAATACTGTGGATGCAGCTAGATGTTGATGTCCTGTAGATCAAACTCACCTGCAGTAGAAAAGAGTGATGCGGTACAGACGCAGCAGACCGCTGTGATTCAAACAGAAGTGAAACTGGTTTCAAACTATGAGGACGGTCCCGTCCTTTGGAAACATGTAGCACATAGAAAAATAACCGAGGTAAGCACGGTGCTGAAGTGAAGTAAGACTGCTCTGAGAGTTGAGTtgcacttttttattatttggtgaggcaagacaaagacaaagaaagggaTATTGTTACTGCCTCACATTGTCAGTTTTGGTTCTGgttattttcttctgctgttaTTGATCCTGGAGGCGGAACTGGCCGTTGCCGCTCCGGTGTTCCGCACGGTagttaattaaaaatgcacacCTTGCTATGGAGGTACAGGAGAAGGGATGCAGGAcagatgagctgcagctgaagtgAATAATAACTGTATGAAGTGATATGATTTACATGAAGAAGGACTAAGACAAGGTAACGAAGAAATGATCAACCCTCTTCAGTACACGCAGCCTACGAGgtatgttttgtttgaaattcatttataccgtaaagatgtgtgtgttttatgctgCACGCTGCATGCTGCCCGTTGTAGCTGTCGGGGCATAAATTGTATAcaggacacacatacatgcatcttttgtttattgattattttttctctttctttaaacCCAGTTATCACGGGTTGGTGTGGTACAGAAAATAAACCCCGCTTTTAACTATGACCTCGGGCTTCGTGTTTACTACTGGAGGGATCTACAGATATAACATACcataacacaacataacaaaacataacattacataatatagtaatacaACTGAAAGCTTTTTTCAGATGGAGATGTTTggtataaatttaaaaaaacaaaaaacaaatttgaaaacttaaaaaaagaaatcttgcAAATATAcaagcaaatacacaaactaATTCCAcgaataaaaacatctgtgaaTACAGTCAATTAATTTACAATTGGatgaaaagcatttgtgaatatcttcggaacatttacaactttcaaacagacatttgtgaatCAACGTTGTATTTGTGAAGCGAAACAGTAAGTTTCGGGGAAACAAGTGATCTCCTGCCGATGACGTCaatttcacttttcaaaataagagcacgCAGTCTTCAATGAGCTTTTAAGTATCTTACACTACTTTTAACGACTGTAAAATATGAAGTGGCAAAACCTGGTTAAGGTCTTTGATAGTATGGCTGTTGGTGTTGATATTTACTTTGTTAAGAAATGATGTATTGGTGTTTCCCACCAGGGAGTTCCTCTAGGATGAGGTGTAAAGTAAATTGTTGTGAGAGAATGgccttttcttttacaattaTATACACTTGTATTTATGAATGATAACTCGTTTTGGCAGAAAAATTGTATGTTTGCATgatgatttttcatttattctttctgaATAAACATCTTTTCTAAAATATGACACTGAGTCTAACGtcaaaacattaacaatgttaTTATCTATGTTAATATTTATGTAATATCTGACTGGATACTTACTATAACGTTGTATATGGAGAAGTGCTAGTTGTCGTTCCCTTTATGCtactcaccaaaacaaaattatatactgtaaatgcatgaataaataaaatgtaatttaaaaaaaactggagtATCATCTTGTTGTACAACCCTGtgtcaaatgataaataaataaaccttgtaaccttttaacttttttaGTATATATTGTGCATTATGACATATTCCTATTACCACTTGTAAGAGACGAGTTGACTGTTCCAGTGACTGTACATGACTAATGAAGATAACTGCCGACTGAGTATAGCCCACATGTAGAATATACCATGGCTGTAAATAGCAAATGGACCGAATGATTATAGTCAACTCAATGGTAAAGAAATGACACCAGTTATCTCTTTACAGGTTAGATGGTTATGAAATGTGCTCTATTTACTATgtatgttcatcatcatcacattatAAAATCCCTCACCCTGCTTTCCCTGCATCCACTTCGTGGACCCCTAGATAGCAATGGTATAGGTTTTGAGCTGCAGcacattcatcatttttttatcaatatCCACACGTCTGCATTGCTGAAGAATTTGCATTTCTATTTGACGCTCAACGGATATTTTTTAACAGTGATGCACATTCTTTATTGATACATTATTCCCAGCCCCCACAAACCcacatattttgacattgtATGTACTTACAGACAATTACAAAGCGAAAGTTTCTCAATGTTCATCCCAGCAGTGACGTTCTTACATCCAGCCCCCCCTCTTTGCCTCTGCTTTCCCACAACGCTTTGCCCTCTGTCTTCATGAATATcatgaatgaaacaacatacagtacatacaggaTTCTATACATGCGGGACACATACATATAGTTACAATTCACTTGGCTACTGTGGGGTTCAAGTAATTGTTGGCCACGATTACAGATCTAGTTCAACCTTCAAATCCCAATGACTCATTCAATCTGCATTAAGGTGTGTGTAAACTATGTGGGGATTCATTAGCGTTGATATGGGTTGGACAACATATGTGAAAAGTTTAATTCCATATGCACCTTTTTtagaaagtgatttttttttttaaaaagtaaattgattgcacaaaataaaactaatttgcATTATTCTCAAAGGTGATACAAGTTCACGATAAAAGATGAACAGTGTGTTTATATAACTACAAAATATCTTTCAGATAATTTAGAGatattgaatgaaaatgacattttttgtatttgtaggCAGCATTTAGATGGAGAGGAAAATGGTCAATGGGGGCTTTTTGATCTCATGCTTTGGTCTTGAGGAAACGGTATGCCACAGTCACATTCACATTTGTGTGGCAAATAAGTAGCTAAAAAGGCAATCATAGTTTAAATAGTGATTTCTTATACATCCCACCGTATGAGATCTATTCTTTGACATCCAGACTGGGATGAAAGGATAGACgaaggaaaacagacagacgAGGTTAAAATGTAATCTACTACATTAAAGATTACTGATTACTTGAAATTGCAATTAAAATATACTGGGTCTAAACCTGAAATTCGGTTGTAATTACAGAGACGCTAGAGTGTAGTTGCTTTAGTTAGTTGTCTTGAGGATACAAGCAGTTATATATATCCAGAGAGAATTCTTTTGCTCTATTTAAACCCAAGTAAACactcttttattattaaaaaatgactcTTTATATCTGTTAAATTTTATGCTTGCCTGTAcacaaatttgacatttttgcatgTCCAACTTTATGCTAACAATTAATTGGAAATGTATCGAACCATGTCTTGTGGGAATTTATTAGGAAATTATgtacagataaaataaatttttatgtgtgttgttaagtaattaatttattttcatttcatttccaggATTACTGTGGCTCCAATTATAAATAacattagtttgttttgttaatttatttttatttacagactaCAAATTGGAAAACTCATTAACACCCACTGCGAATAAACCCTCATGTGATGCTGTGCAAAATATTTGTCTACAATATAATGTATGATCATATCCATCATATTCACAATCAATATACATGTCATTACATTaaagttttttaagttttttttttttgagttggATAACAAGTCAACACATAAGTCTGCAAAAGCATTTGCAGTCTTATTCCTGATTAGCATGATTAAAAGCACTTGTAATGGATTACAATTACAGAACCATACTTaataaaatgtttgctgtaATGCTATTAAATTTAATCTGGTGCTCTAATCCCTtttgacagatttatttttgcacaCTCAGATTCAGTGAACTCACACGATTATCACTCACTAACAGCCGGACACATCAGCGTCTTGTTTGCTCGgcagtcacagccacagtggCGCAATACTTTTTAAAGCAGGCACAACACACGGCACACAGCTCACCTCAATATCTGCTCACAGTGCTCACAACAAATATCTGGCCATATACTGTGAACTTTAGTAAGTAAATGAAACACAATGCAAACAATGCTTTAACGAACGAAAGTTTGCCCAATCTTGCCATTTTGGAATATCTCGAGCTGTTGGATTTGCTAAATGATCCTTCAATTCCCCTCAGGTGGGACTTGTATGTAATGTAGCATTAAAAGCAGCTAAATAGACCCAGACACATACTGCAGCACAGGCTGCTGTCACTCCTCAGCGTATCGAGAAAACAATCCCACACATAGTGCCTTTAACCCCATGTGTGCTAACTATTTTGACTAATCTACAACATCGACTTTCATGTGGATCTACATGTTTGCAGCCCGACATGCTTCTCTCGCAGCCAGTGTGATCTCCTCTCCTGTTTGACACAGGGTCATTGGTCGAAAAAAATCATGCAGTACTCCCCACAGGGATGTATGCTCTCCACGGATGAAGAGAAACAAGGGCTCTTTGATGCAAAAGAAGCCCAAAAAGAAGTGAAAACCAGGAAGGGATGGAGTGAATACCCCATTTAATTACCCATTCGGTCATTTTCGTGCAGTAAGGGGCACCATATTTCCTTTATTGCCCCATAATCTCTGTTTCTAACTCTCTAGTTCTGTAACTCATAGCTCCAgactctttctgtctctctcacgcGCACATCTCATATTCACCCTCCACCTCTGCATCTCACATGCATGCCTCAGAACTCTATCTTGCAGGCAGGAAAGGTCTCGTCCTGCATGGCAACAGTGCTGTTGGATCCCAGGACGGTGAGGCCcagctccctctgtctgtccaggGTCTGCTGGTACCACTCCTGCATTGACGCCGACTCAAAGGTAGGGATCACTGTcacctggagacacagagaaaaggtAAGATGAATTAAGAAATTGCACACAGTTTGGATTTGCACATATTTTTTTGGATGATTCCAGTATCTGCAGAAAATTATGAGTAGGTTGCAGTTTGGTGGAAAGCTCTGAGCCAATTTCCTTATGAACTATTCTCCTGATGAGATACATGCTTCAGGATCCCTGTGGTTGTGGATATGCCTTTTgatgcaccaaaaaaaaaaaaaaaacaattcaacaatGATGAACACGGCAGAAGTTGTCtagcaagaaaaataaatttgctGTTTTGCCATTgacacaaaacaattttttagGGAATTTACAGAACCATGTAGCCATTTTTTACAGCATTTTCACCAAATGCAAATTAGGAACTGTGCTGTAAGGCAGTGATGTTTGTGGTTGCGTCATTCTGAAAGACATATGCTGCTTGTCACGGTCATCCCATTAATATTAACCTGGCTTTGAACTTTAAACAACCCCTGAAGAACAGGTTCTTTTTCCACCATTTATGATTGTCTTTACACTGTGAGGGGGGAACAATAGGAAGTTTTATAAACTCATCTATACCATGCAAGAGAGAAGAAACCACAAATGTTCGTGGAGGTGAATGAACCCTCAGCTCATCAAAATACATGGTCGAGAATTATACATCCTTATCTGTGTATTGATCACATACTGTGCGGTGAAAACACTTGtggttaatttttttattaGCCTACTACTGGTGCTCAT from the Seriola aureovittata isolate HTS-2021-v1 ecotype China chromosome 13, ASM2101889v1, whole genome shotgun sequence genome contains:
- the LOC130179901 gene encoding interferon-induced protein 44-like, producing MSVVTSGLSKDQQKKLHSLLGHVKLHLLYKASVHGFIAAAFHAHCDRQGPTVITAYNATGFVFGAYTSKDYTQCQEGISDERAFLYSIGAGEDKPLRVGGISGQCAFTDVSTGPNYGALVFLNEDKPQFLSNPGTGFVFQAAVMHGEDLALTEFEVYRVEGLGDLLAKPWRNIQWTAERRQQSMKAIRSYQSCIKTVHQARVLLVGPVGAGKSSFFNSINSAFRGNMTSQAIAGTAGKSVTTQFRTYTIKAGKGGEAVPLILCDTMGLEENADAGLDIEDLVNIYKGHVKDRYQFSPSAPLLESAPGYKKHVTLNDRIHCVVYVMDTCKVSLLTQKMLDKFAAIRKKTNQLGIPQILLMTKVDEACPLVAEDLKNVYRSVYIQRKARELSESLGIPLSCVLPVKNYSEELELDQDTDILLFTAVEQMLNYADSFFENQDIEDPEATDQLELYRSNSYQQPVLAERTEHNVV